A genome region from Candidatus Methylacidiphilales bacterium includes the following:
- a CDS encoding SDR family NAD(P)-dependent oxidoreductase: MNPVALVTGAGRGLGADLIRHLALDGYSVAIHARRSIESATDLTIELMNAGVDAFLVRGNLADELQAWGIIHEIADHFGRLDILINNSGDYEPEELGQTGRHSWDRGIDSTAAATFFTTRAALPLLRLAGQGRVVNIGDSSCDHPGARDLALSYHIGKTGVLMITKSFAVAEAEHGVTVNMVSPGYLDNSVDLPHPSLIPANRYGSHSDIYQAVRFLIQPEAGYLTGSHLVVSGGWNLR; the protein is encoded by the coding sequence GTGAACCCGGTCGCCCTGGTCACCGGTGCCGGCCGCGGCCTCGGAGCCGACCTCATCCGCCACCTCGCGCTGGACGGATACTCTGTCGCCATTCACGCCCGTCGCAGCATCGAGAGCGCCACCGACCTGACCATCGAGTTGATGAACGCCGGGGTCGACGCCTTTCTGGTCCGCGGCAATCTGGCCGACGAACTCCAGGCCTGGGGGATTATCCACGAAATCGCCGACCATTTCGGCCGGCTCGACATCCTGATCAACAATTCCGGCGATTACGAACCAGAGGAACTGGGCCAGACCGGACGCCATTCCTGGGATCGCGGGATCGACAGCACGGCCGCGGCCACCTTCTTCACCACCCGGGCCGCCCTGCCCCTGCTCCGACTGGCCGGACAGGGCCGCGTGGTCAATATAGGGGACTCCAGTTGCGACCACCCCGGGGCGCGCGATCTGGCCCTGAGCTACCACATCGGCAAGACCGGCGTGCTCATGATCACCAAATCCTTCGCCGTGGCCGAGGCGGAACACGGGGTCACCGTCAACATGGTCTCTCCCGGATATCTGGACAACAGTGTGGATCTCCCTCACCCCTCACTCATCCCCGCCAACCGTTACGGCAGCCACTCCGACATCTACCAGGCCGTCCGCTTCCTCATCCAACCGGAAGCCGGATACCTCACCGGATCTCATTTGGTGGTGAGTGGAGGCTGGAATTTGAGGTAG
- a CDS encoding dihydropteroate synthase — translation MLSLESLAALHDAHREALKAPVAAFDLRGKRFDSSRGTHLMGVVNLSSDSWYRESVVLNTEAAVRRGKRLAVEGADLVDVGAESTILHAAHVDEAGQRSVLPPVVRELTQAGVLVSVETYHPTVTESCLKAGAAVLNLTGTRDNEAHFRLVAEHDAAVIICYVAGDHVRAVGDLNLANDHTETLRDYFARQIDLARSCGVTRIWIDPGMGFYYKNLQDSAARVRYQMRTFLETFRLRTLGWPTCHALPHAFEYFEEEVRSAEGFFAVLAMLGKTDLLRTHEVARVRGVVRTMEAGM, via the coding sequence ATGCTCAGTTTGGAATCCTTAGCCGCGCTGCATGACGCCCATCGTGAAGCTCTCAAGGCCCCAGTGGCCGCATTCGACCTCCGCGGCAAGCGTTTCGATTCCTCCCGGGGGACGCACCTGATGGGTGTGGTCAACCTGTCCTCGGATTCCTGGTATCGCGAAAGCGTCGTCCTCAACACCGAGGCCGCTGTGCGACGCGGAAAACGTCTGGCCGTGGAAGGCGCCGATTTGGTCGATGTCGGCGCGGAGTCGACCATCCTCCACGCGGCCCACGTCGATGAGGCCGGACAGCGCAGCGTCCTGCCCCCCGTGGTGCGCGAACTCACCCAGGCCGGGGTGCTCGTTTCGGTGGAAACCTATCATCCCACCGTGACCGAATCCTGCCTGAAGGCAGGGGCCGCCGTGCTCAACCTCACCGGCACCCGCGACAACGAAGCCCACTTCCGCCTGGTCGCCGAACACGACGCTGCTGTCATTATTTGTTATGTTGCCGGTGATCATGTCCGTGCGGTGGGCGACCTGAATCTGGCCAACGACCACACCGAAACCCTGCGCGACTACTTTGCCCGGCAGATTGATCTGGCCCGGTCCTGCGGGGTGACCCGCATCTGGATCGACCCCGGCATGGGCTTTTACTACAAAAACCTCCAGGACAGCGCCGCACGGGTGCGCTACCAAATGCGGACCTTCCTTGAAACCTTCCGCCTGCGCACGCTGGGCTGGCCCACCTGCCACGCCCTCCCGCACGCCTTCGAGTATTTCGAGGAAGAGGTGCGCAGCGCGGAGGGTTTCTTTGCCGTCCTGGCCATGTTAGGCAAAACCGACCTGCTCCGCACCCATGAAGTGGCCCGGGTGCGTGGCGTGGTCCGAACCATGGAGGCCGGGATGTGA